The following proteins come from a genomic window of Sorghum bicolor cultivar BTx623 chromosome 3, Sorghum_bicolor_NCBIv3, whole genome shotgun sequence:
- the LOC8074510 gene encoding pre-mRNA-splicing factor ATP-dependent RNA helicase DEAH1, translating to MATDGQLREWVSDKLMSLLGYSKNVVVQYVIRLAKECSSTGDLVGKLVEFGFTSSAETRAFASDVYAKVPRRASGISNYQKQEREAAKLAQKQSTYKLLANEDDDTDNQTPTSQKTSRNPSSKSRKHFRRKADQDSGDDEIVAKDSGRNVRQRTEEEDEESGDGSSDEEKERIRDQQEKAQLERNMRERDAANTRKLMERQLSKEEQEELTRRSQAMDKNDTSDLRKFSRQAYLQKRRDKKIEEIRDEILDHQYIFQDVKLTEAEEKELRYKMKIYDLVKEHVETPDDVGEYKMPEAYDMGENVNQEKRFSVAMQRYKDPEAKDKMNPFAEQEAWGEHQIGKSKLQFGSKDKKPSSDEYQYVFEDTIDFVKSSVIVGTQPEDDSDKEDIEAKDILKRELQDERKTLPVFKFGDELLKAVEEYQVIVIVGETGSGKTTQIPQYLHEAGYTAKGKVACTQPRRVAAMSVAARVSQEMGVKLGHEVGYSIRFEDCTSDKTIIKYMTDGMLLREFLGEPDLASYSVVMVDEAHERTLSTDILFGLVKDISRFRPDLKLLISSATLDAEKFSDYFDSAPIFKIPGRRYPVEIHYTKAPEADYIDAAIVTVLQIHVTQPPGDILVFLTGQEEIETVDEILKHRTRGLGTKISELIICPIYANLPTELQAKIFEPTPEGARKVVLATNIAETSLTIDGIKYVIDPGFCKIKSYNPRTGMESLLINPISKASANQRAGRSGRTGPGKCFRLYTSYNYMHDLEDNTVPEIQRTNLANVVLTLKSLGIHDLVNFDFMDPPPSEALLRALEQLFALSALNSRGELTKTGRRMAEFPLDPMLSKMIVASEKYKCSDEIISVASMLSIGNSIFYRPKDKQVHADNARLNFHTGNVGDHIALLNVYNSWKETDYSTQWCYENYIQVRSMKRARDIRDQLEGLMERVEIEICSNASDLDAIKKVITSGFFHHSARLQRDGTYKTVKNPQTVHIHPSSGLAEIRPRWVVYHELVLTTKEFMRQVTELKPEWLVEIAPHYYQLKDVEDSGTKKLPKGQGRAAL from the coding sequence ATGGCGACCGATGGGCAGCTCAGGGAGTGGGTCTCCGACAAGCTCATGAGCCTCTTGGGCTACTCCAAGAACGTCGTCGTCCAGTACGTCATCAGGCTCGCGAAGGAGTGCTCTTCAACGGGTGACCTCGTGGGTAAGCTCGTCGAGTTCGGGTTCACCTCGTCTGCGGAGACCCGTGCCTTCGCGTCGGATGTCTACGCCAAGGTTCCCCGCAGGGCCAGCGGCATCAGTAATTACCAGAAGCAGGAGAGGGAGGCGGCAAAGCTTGCCCAGAAACAGAGCACTTACAAGCTGTTGGCCAACGAGGATGATGATACCGACAACCAGACACCAACAAGTCAAAAGACCTCAAGAAATCCATCATCTAAGAGTCGGAAGCATTTCAGGAGGAAAGCAGATCAAGACAGTGGTGATGATGAAATAGTGGCAAAAGATTCTGGAAGGAACGTCCGTCAGCGAACAGAAGAGGAGGATGAAGAAAGTGGCGATGGAAGTTCTGATGAAGAGAAAGAAAGGATTAGAGATCAGCAGGAAAAGGCCCAGCTAGAAAGGAACATGAGAGAAAGAGATGCGGCTAACACAAGGAAGTTGATGGAGCGACAATTATCtaaggaagaacaagaagagcTTACTAGAAGATCTCAAGCAATGGACAAGAATGACACATCTGATCTGAGAAAATTCTCAAGGCAAGCATACCTGCAAAAGCGCCGGGACAAAAAAATTGAGGAAATTCGTGATGAAATTCTGGACCACCAGTACATTTTTCAGGATGTGAAACTAACAGAGGCAGAAGAAAAGGAGTTGAGATACAAGATGAAGATATATGATCTTGTCAAGGAACATGTTGAGACTCCTGATGATGTTGGTGAGTACAAAATGCCTGAAGCTTATGACATGGGTGAAAATGTCAATCAAGAAAAGAGATTCTCTGTGGCCATGCAGCGGTACAAAGATCCTGAGGCCAAGGATAAAATGAACCCTTTTGCTGAACAGGAAGCGTGGGGAGAACACCAAATAGGAAAATCGAAACTGCAATTTGGATCCAAAGATAAGAAGCCGTCTTCAGATGAGTATCAGTATGTATTCGAAGATACAATTGATTTTGTTAAATCATCAGTCATAGTAGGAACCCAGCCTGAAGACGATTCAGATAAAGAGGACATTGAAGCAAAAGATATTTTGAAAAGGGAGCTCCAGGATGAGCGAAAGACGCTTCCAGTTTTCAAATTTGGGGATGAACTGCTTAAGGCTGTAGAAGAGTATCAGGTTATCGTCATAGTGGGCGAGACCGGGTCCGGTAAAACAACACAAATACCTCAGTACCTTCATGAGGCTGGGTATACTGCGAAAGGAAAGGTTGCATGTACTCAACCTCGTCGAGTGGCTGCCATGAGTGTTGCAGCAAGAGTATCTCAAGAAATGGGTGTTAAACTTGGACATGAGGTTGGTTACTCTATAAGATTTGAGGATTGCACTTCAGATAAAACAATTATTAAGTACATGACTGATGGAATGCTTCTAAGGGAGTTCCTTGGTGAACCAGATTTGGCTAGCTACAGTGTTGTCATGGTGGATGAGGCTCATGAGCGTACCCTTTCCACGGATATCTTATTTGGTCTGGTGAAGGATATTTCTCGTTTTCGACCAGACCTGAAGTTGCTCATTTCGAGTGCCACGCTTGATGCAGAAAAATTTAGTGACTACTTCGATTCAGCTCCTATTTTCAAGATACCTGGGAGGCGATACCCTGTTGAAATTCATTATACAAAAGCCCCAGAGGCTGATTACATAGATGCAGCAATTGTCACTGTTTTACAGATACATGTGACACAACCCCCTGGAGATATCCTGGTGTTTCTTACAGGTCAGGAGGAAATTGAAACAGTTGATGAAATCCTTAAACACAGAACAAGGGGCTTAGGCACCAAAATTTCAGAATTAATTATATGTCCTATTTATGCAAATCTGCCTACCGAGCTTCAAGCTAAGATATTTGAGCCAACCCCCGAGGGTGCCCGTAAGGTGGTTCTGGCCACTAATATAGCTGAGACTTCACTAACCATTGATGGTATAAAGTATGTTATTGATCCAGGCTTTTGTAAGATCAAATCATACAATCCCCGCACAGGAATGGAATCTCTACTTATTAATCCTATCTCAAAAGCTTCAGCAAACCAGAGGGCAGGAAGGTCTGGACGCACTGGACCTGGAAAATGCTTCCGTCTATACACGAGTTATAACTACATGCACGACCTAGAAGATAATACTGTTCCAGAGATCCAACGAACCAATCTTGCGAATGTTGTGCTTACACTCAAGAgtcttggtattcatgacttggTTAACTTTGACTTCATGGATCCACCTCCATCAGAAGCCCTGTTAAGGGCTCTGGAACAACTTTTTGCTCTCAGTGCACTCAACAGTCGTGGAGAGTTGACTAAGactggaagaagaatggcaGAATTTCCACTGGATCCTATGTTGTCGAAGATGATTGTTGCTTCAGAGAAATATAAGTGTTCTGATGAGATCATCTCCGTTGCATCCATGTTGTCAATTGGCAATTCTATATTTTATCGTCCGAAGGACAAACAAGTTCATGCAGATAATGCAAGGTTGAACTTCCACACTGGCAATGTTGGGGACCATATAGCACTACTAAATGTGTATAATTCTTGGAAAGAAACAGACTATTCGACTCAGTGGTGTTATGAAAACTATATACAGGTGCGCAGCATGAAGAGGGCAAGGGATATTCGGGATCAACTAGAGGGGCTTATGGAAAGAGTTGAGATTGAGATTTGCTCAAATGCCAGTGATTTAGATGCTATTAAAAAAGTTATAACATCAGGTTTCTTCCATCATTCTGCACGGTTGCAGAGGGATGGTACATATAAGACTGTCAAGAACCCTCAGACCGTACATATCCATCCTAGTTCAGGATTAGCAGAGATACGTCCGCGGTGGGTAGTATACCACGAATTAGTTCTCACAACAAAGGAGTTTATGCGCCAGGTGACAGAACTGAAGCCTGAATGGCTGGTAGAGATAGCACCACATTATTACCAACTAAAGGATGTGGAAGACTCTGGAACAAAGAAGCTACCAAAGGGCCAAGGACGAGCTGCATTGTAG